A window of Hordeum vulgare subsp. vulgare chromosome 5H, MorexV3_pseudomolecules_assembly, whole genome shotgun sequence genomic DNA:
CGCTGCCGGCACCGCGCGGCGTGCTCGCCCTGGCGCGGACACCCAGTCCCCACGGGCGCTGGCATCGGCATGACTGGCGCGCGAGCTGGCTGGTTCGATTACGTGCTTGCTTGCTTGGGGGTGAGTCAGTGAGTGCGTTGCGGTGTCACGGTGTCCGTAGGATCGGTTTTATGGAGGTGGTCGGCTGAGGTGGGGTGGCAGTGCGGTGAGAGTGACGGGAGTTAGCAGGTGGTTGAACAAGAACCGGGCAAGTGGCAAAGCAACGGCTCTGTTTGTTTGGTGCCGATGGTTGCACCGGGACGCACCAACCCGACCCGGGATATACACTGCTGGGCACTATCTCAGTTGGCTCACTTGCCTGGTTGGTTGGTTGGGGGAAGGAGAGTTTTGCTACGGTGAAGCTTGATATGAGCAAGGCATATGATAGAGTGGAGTGGCACTTTCTGAAGGATATGATGAGGAGACTAGGCTTTCATGAGGATTGGATTAAGAGAATTATGCATTGTGTATCGTCGGTCAGATACAGAATAAAGATGAACAATGCATATTCAGATACAATAAGGCCACAGAGAGGGCTTCGACAGGGGGATCCCCCTATTTGTTCTTAATTTGTGGGGAGGCTCTTTCCTGTTTGTTGAATACAGCTGAGGAGGATGAAAGACTCCAAGGTGTTAAAGTGTGTGCAACAGCCCCGAGTTTCAATCGTCTTTTGTTCGCAGATGATTCGTTGGTTCTGCTGAAAGCAACAGAAGAGAACGCAACACATCTTCGGAATATACTAGCTGTGTATGAGGATTGCTCGGGGCAAATAGTCAACTACTCCAAATCAGCTGCTATGTTTAGCCCAAATACTCCAAACCAGGTGAAAAGGAAGGTCAAGGACATTCTGAACATTACAGTGGAAACAAGGAATGAGAAATATCTTGGGTTGCCAGCGTATGTGGGAAGGTCCAGGACTAACACGTTTGCATATCTGAAAGGGAGAATCTGGGCCAGAATTCAAGGGTGGGATGAGAGGCTGCTCTCTAGGGCTGCAAAAGATGTTCTTATCAAAGCCTGTGCTCAAGCTATACCCACTTTTGCCATGTCATGTTTTGATATTACGAAAAGTACGTGTGACCAAATCAGTGCCATGATCAACCGGTTTTGGTGAGCTCAACAGAAAGATGAAGGAAGGTACACTGGATAAGTTGGGATAAAATGGCTAGACCGAAGAGGGAAGGAGGGTTGGGGTTCCGTGATTTACACCTCTTTAATCTCGCGACGGTGGCTCGACAAGTCTGGAGGATATTGATCAATCCTGATTCCATGTGTGCACGGGTGCTGCAGGCCAAATATTTCCCAAACAAAACTATATTGGAAGCTGTAAGGACGCGGAATATGTCATACACATGGAGGAGTATTATGAAAGGGATTGAGGTGGTAAAACAGGGAATGCTTTGGCGGATTGGCAATGGTGAAGAGGTACATATTTGGGAAGATAAGTGGCTCCCAAGGGCTGGACAAAATTCAGTGATCACTCCGAGGAGGCAATGTCTTTTGACACGAGTGTCAGAGCTTATCGATCCATTATCCGGTCAATGGGACGAACATCTTATCAGGGACATTTTCTACCAAGAAGATGTTGAGGCCATTCTTATGATCCCACTTAGACAAGATATGGAGGACTTTCCTGCATGGAGTTACGATTCTAATGGAATTTTCTCTGTCCGTTCGGCGTACAGGATGTTGGCAGGGCAGAAGTATTCATAGCCTGACGGAGCTTCCTCGTCGGGAGTGGGAAATAATATCAAGGGGTTTGATTGGCAGTTACTTTGGTCTCAACCTTGTGCTCCGAAAACAAAACATTTCCTTTGGAGACTTGCTCATGAAAGCCTTCCTTGGAAACTAAATTTCAAAAGAAGGGGAATGGAGACTGAAACAGTTTGTCCTATGTGTAATAGGCTTGATGAGGATGGGGGACACGTGTTTCTTCGCTACAAACAAGTTAAATTGTTGTGGCGAGAGTTGGATATGGAAGAATCTCGTTTGAAGCTTTGCTCTTGTTTGAATGCCCAGGATATGCTCATGACCATTTTTCATATGGAGGAACAGCAACGTATGCAAATTTTAGCAATGATGTGGCAATGGTGGACAGCCCGGAACAAGAGGAATGCTAATGATGGCTCTCGGTCAGTACCAGAGGTGGCTGCCCAGTCCAGGAGATGGGCAGCAGAATTTGCTATGTACCTGACGAAATCGAGGGGTTCATCAATTCATGCAAATGGCGTTGATCAATGGGAGAGACCGGTGACCGAAATGCTGAAAATTAACATTGATGGAGCTTTTAGTGAGAATCCACGGAGAGGTGGCTGGGGCTTCGTTATCAGAGATAGCGCTGGGGTTGTTGCTGGTTTGGGTGCAGGGAAGATGGCGTTCCCGATGGATGCGGTTCATACTAAAGCGGAGGCATGCATCCAAGGGCTAACAGCGGCGATGAACTGGGGCATGACGAGAGTTGTGGTTGAAACTGACTCCAAGGTTCTTGTGGATGCACTGACTAAGGAGGAGTATGATAGATCACAAATTGGTGTTATGGTGCGGGATGCACAGATGCTCGCTGGTCTGAATTTCTCCAATTTTTCATTTAGATTCTGTAGGAGAAACTGTAATAAAGTGACGCATGCTATGATGGCGTTAAGGGTGTCGGGTGTTGCCGGTTGTGGTCTCCTATGGCCAGATGATGTACCAAAtggtgttgttggtgtggtgGCTAGCGATATTGCTATGCCTCCTGTTTAATATAGTGGTATTTGTTTCAAAAAATTATTTATTGCataaataaatcaaaataaaTGTATCTAAAATTAAAATAGCTACCTCACATCCGGATGAAGGAAGTATTCCACGTCCAGATGTAAAATAGCTACCTCATACCTgaattgtccatcacatgatcaaaAGCTAAAATACTCTGCGAACTGTTGATTTGCTCCTCATGTCCTTGTCAATTGGTTCGCCAGGCTGTGTCGGCCTTCTAGGCTTGTTGGTTTATATGGGCTGTCTCCTATTCTTGGGCAGTTGATTTATATGCGCTAGCAGTATCAACATAgcttttttctagtttttttttttAGACGTTAGCCATTTTCTGATGTTTGTACTTGGGTCATGCATAGAATAGGAAGACGCGGGCATGCATTTTCTTCAGGACTTTCCATCCTATTTCTCACTCTCTCTTTTCACTCTCGTTCTTCTTTTCGTCGAAAACGAAGAGTCGGCATAGCAACGACGAGCACTTGAAGGGAATTATATGTTTCATATCTATTTTGAACGCACATAAACTTGCTTCAAATTCATTTATATGTCTAATTTTGGCATACGACATACTCCGTTTCAACCTAGTTGCATGTGCATCTTGATCATGCAACTTGTCCGATCCTGATCTTGCTACATGTCCATCCTAGACACGCAATTTATCGGACCTTAACTTACTTGTATGTCAACCCGTCGTGCAtaaatcttttttatttattttcctcaTTTTATCTAATTGGTGCACAAATTTTTTGAACACCTTTCcaaatttatgaacttttttcgTTTCGTGATTACTTGTTAAATTTGTGAACATACTTTTTCTTTTGGTAATATTTTATTTTCATCCTTTGTTAGCTAAATCTTAGCTAGATGTGATTTAGCGATGTCGCATTTCAGTTCCTATCCGTTTGACATGTTGTTGTAAATCTTGTGCGAACTTTTGATCGCTTGATGTTTTTGTCGGGCACGGGCCCTCATGTATCGCTTGCATTTCGCGCCCACATGTTTGTTTATGTGGGCCATTTTCAGGAATATTTTGTCTCTCTTCTTTAGAGGATTGTATTGTTTTAATTTTCACGCAAACTATTGGTCTCATGTTGTCAGCCGATGTACTCTTGTGTCACATTGTTCTATCTATAATTTGTCATATCTATTGCTTGTCAATGTCTATATCTATTTTCTTTCACGTTCACTCACGAGAGATAAGCTCTATGGAAGAGATAGGCTTTGGCTTGTGCTCGGTAGGTAGCTAGACTCGATCATTTTTTGTCCTTAGTGCAAATCGATTCTCAACATGTAATTGGGGGGGATTTTTTTTGTCCGAGTTGCAGCTCCACACGTGGTAAGCAATTTTCTTTGTCTCAGTTGCAAGTCCATGCTCAATACTCAACTTGCCCGACCCATTTTTCTCTCACCTGCAATTTCACCTTCGACGCATAAACTAGGGGGTCACCCTTTTATCCTAGCTGAAATTCCACCTCCGACATGCAATTGGGGTTAAACTCTTTTTGTCCCAGTTATAAATCCACCTTAATTACGCAACTGGGCTCTGTTCACTTTTTGTCCCAATTCTACGTCCACCCACGACACGCAACTAGGGGAGGGGGTCGATCCACTTTTGTCCCCGTTGCAAATCTATCACTCACCTACAATTGGGGGACCACTTCTTTTTGTTCCAATTGTAAGTCCATCCTTGATACACAACTCATCCCAACCCACTTTTTTCACTTGCAAGTCCACCTTGACACGCAATTTGGGGCCCGATCCTTTTTGCCGCAGTTGCAACTCCATTCGCGACGTGCAACTCGGGGTGACCCTTTTTGTTGTCCTTATTGCAAGTCTATCCTTGATACACAACTAAGACCTGCCTATTTTTTTTGTCCCAATTACAAGTTCATCCTTGACACGCAACTAAGGAGAGTGGCAACATTTTTTAACGGTTACAACTCAAACACCGACATGCAATTGGGGTCAATTTTAGTTCGAGTTGCAAGTCCACGCTCGATACGCAACTCAGCCCAAGCCACTTTGTTCCAGTTGCAAGTCCATCCTTCACACGCAATTGGGGACCCATCCTTTTTCGTAGTTGCGACTTCATCTCCGACACGCGACTCGGGGGGCACCCTTTTTTTACCCAATTGCAAGTCCGCCCTCGATACGCAACTAAATAAAAATATCAATATTTTTTAGTCGCGTACAAAACATGTCATTTTGGTGTGTCTTTTTTACACAGAAACAACCCATGTTATGTCATGACAACTAAAAAAATCAATCATAGAGGCAAAAAAAACAACGTATAACCCAGCTAAAACAAAAACACTTTGCCTTAAAAAACTAAAACAAGAACACCGTGCAACCAAAAGAAAGGTACAGCCAAAAAAAAGGATGCCCCATCAGAAAGAAGCAGCACAATTTACAACCTAAGAGGACAACAATATTTAGATGTGAGGTATTATTTCACATCTAGATGATATATAGCCAGACccttttattttttacttttttgACATTTCAGTTGTATACATTTGCCAACAAATATATTTTTAGGAAATTATAGAATAAACTTGCAGAGGCATACTCGAGCGAGCCTGTCGTGCTTTCCACCTTGGGCCCACGTGGCAGATTGTCGACCTTCCGCAAAGGAGTTGCGAGTGAGCGACGGGGTTTGGACCGGCCCGTTAATACTTTCATCGATCCTGTTTTGGAAACCTTCTAGAGGTTTCCAATCGGTTTTTTCTGGTTTTGGTAATTTTCTAGCAGATTTCCTGAaccgttttttcttttttttcattttcttttttctttattcttttttgttcttttttctgttttctgtttcaaaaatgttcttgatttttaaTAAATGTTTTAGAATTTCAAAAAGTGTTCCGGAATTTGTGAAAATGTTTCGGAAATTGAGAAATGTTTcggaattttcaaaaatattctgtaattttcaaaaatgttccggaattttatcaaaatgttctggatttttaaaaaatgtttccgGAATTCGAAAAAATGTTCCCGGATATGAATTGTTTTTTACGGAGTTTGTAAAAATATCCCGGAACtttaaaatgttctggatttgaaATAGTGTTCCAAAATTTTAGGAAAtattccagaatttgaaaaaacaATGTTCTGGAACTTGAAAAAAATGTTACTGACTTTTCAAAAAATTGTTTCAAAATGTTTTTGATTTTTCATAAAAAttatttcaaaatttgaaaaaaatgttctggaatttgaaaaaaatgttttataaaatactttttggAAATTTCACgtgctgttttgttttttttgtctGCTTTTAGTTTCTTTAAGTTCCGCCCTGTAAATGTGTCACCTGGGGCGTGCTTGTTGTGGTGCCTATGGGGGTATGTGCGTGAGAGACAGTTTTTTGGTTCGATTCCTATTGCAAGCGGTTTTTTAACTTTTGTTTCACTAAGCTACCccaaatgggccggcccatggtGCGTGGCGCCCTCTGCGAAACCCCTAGAACTTGCCGCAATAAGCTGCGAATAGGAGGTCCCTAAAAATGCTGCAGCATCTAGGGCTGAACTTGACAGAGGTTAACAATAACGGGCAATTATTATGTGCCAAAAAAAGACACATGGAAAGATGTGAATCGTCAAAACTTTCGTTCTCAAGAACCACCACACACCTTCACACCGGGTTTCGCCTGGGATATGCCAGCGCTATTTTTACGTCCTGGGGCGCTGGGAGCGTGGCTGGGCCGTTTTTTTGCCAAATGGCGCCTCCGAGCCTAATACCGAACCTAAAAAAGTTGTCCTGAGGGCATCTTAGGGGCACGGGTAGAGATgctctaaatacaagtcttttttagagatttcattacgaaccacatacggagcaaaataagtgaatatatatatatatatactttaaaatatgtttatacaTCCGTACATAGTTTTtattaaaatctctaaaaaaaaaTAGAAGCGGAGGAAGTACAACATAGTGCATAACTGACTCTTTTAACTGAGAAAGCCAACACTTATGACCGATCAGAGATCACAGCGACTTTACATGAAGTTCTGCAGCTTACTGAGAATATGGAACACTTCCAACTTCAGTTTACCAAGAGAGAAGCAAATGATCTTGCTCATCTTTGCACAAAACAGGCTAACCAGTTAGACATATATGCTTATGGTCTTATGGATCAATTATATTCCTGTGTTGCTAGTAGCTTGTACCAGAAAGGACCATGATCCTGTTTAATTATAATACAAGCTCTTTTGTTTTGAAATCAAGAACATAGTCATTTCCAAGCTACCTACTAGGCAACACCACTCGCAGCAGAAATCTTGGACCCAGCACTTAGTTCAGATGCCAGCATGACTTACCATCAGCGAATACCAGGATTAAAGATGCTCAAGTAACAATTTGACAATACTCGTATAAATCCCCTTGTGTGCACTAAGGCGTGGATGAGGGTTAAGAAGTATGCACGGAGATTGAAGGAGACACAGAAGTAGTCGATGTCCATGATAATCATACGGTGTACAGAGTAGACTGGACGCGGAAAGGCTATTTTATCATCACTCAGATTGCAAACAACTGGAGATCTGCTAACCATGTTTCTATGCATGCATCAAGCCGAACTGTAAAGTTTATCACTGATGTTGTACACTTGATAACGCAGTATTTTCGACATGTACAGTACAGAAAGGCCACCTTCCTGTTCAGAGAAAACTTTTAAAACTCCCAACTGTATTTTCGTTCTGAAAATATATGATTCAAACACAGTAACTGCAGAGGCAAACAGAAAATGCAGGAGGTGAGTCACAAGCCTACCTCAACTCTATGGAAGGCGATGGCCATTACACAAAATGCAGGCAAGTCACAAGAGCAGGTAAAGGCAAAACCAGCCAGCTTGATTTGGGCCCAATTTGATACACGGCCACGGAAAGAGATATTggaaaggacgaactgatgagatTCAGCATCCTGCACAAACACTAGAAATCAACCGAGCAAGAGATTGAAGGTGAATTAAGGGCCAAACGACGCTGCAATCTCATAGTTCTTTAATGGTGTACACGTAATAACACGGCATTTTGACATGTACAGTATAGATCTCCAACAGTATTTTCATTCTGAGTATCAACAGGCGCAGACCACAGATGAATGGGCAGAAGAACTAGGCTAACTTCCTCCCTCAAGAGGAATATAAAAATGCAGGGAGGTCTCAGAAATAAAACACGGGCAGCTTGATTTGGGGGCAGTGTGATACAGAGACACGGAATGGTAAGATTGAACATCACGCACAAATCAACGAACTGGGCAGGGGAATGCAGGTGAACTCTCAAGGGCAAACGTCACTGTAATTTCCAAATTCGATTTTTCATTCAGTCTTTGGCACTAGTACATCAATCCCAACATCACGCAGGAacagagcagagcagagcagacAACACCGAAGAGACCACGAACCCTAGACAAATACTACTAGCCTTGTAGTAGTAATCTGGTAGCCGGCTGGAGGGGGGCCGGCCTAGCCGCCGAAGCCGTAGAGGGTGCGGCCCTGCCGCTTGAGCGCGTAGACGACGTCCATGGCGGTGACGGTCTTGCGGCGGGCGTGCTCGGTGTAGGTGACGGCGTCGCGGATGACGTTCTCGAGGAAGATCTTGAGCACGCCGCGGGTCTCCTCGTAGATGAGCCCCGAGATGCGCTTCACGCCGCCCCGCCGCGCCAGCCGCCGGATCGCCGGCTTCGTGATCCCCTGGATGTTGTCGCGGAGCACCTTCCGGTGGCGCTTGGCGCCGCCCTTCCCCAGCCCCTTGCCGCCCTTGCCTCTCCCCGACATCTTCGCCGACGCCGCCGCGGCTTCTGTCGGTCTCTCCGGTGGGGTTCGCTGGTGTTGGGACTGGgagtggtggaggtggaggatggttgatgttgGATCTGTGGGGCGTCGTGGGTTATATAGAAGACGGAGTGATCGAGGGGCTGGGAGAGGCCGCGATCCGCGTGACGCGTGGTTCACGCCGTTGGATGGGAGATGGATGGTAGGGGATGGGCTGGGAGGGGCGCTGCGGATCGGTGACGTGGCAGGGCAGTGAGAGGTGGGCGCGGGTCGATTTCGGCTGATGGCGGGGATTTGCGCGCGCGTGCGAATTTTCAGGTCTATTTTTGCAGGGGGCAAACACTTGTACAGACACGTGTGAGCTGGGCATCCTCGGGCCGGGCTTCTGTAAAGCCCGCACCTGAAATATTTACAATACCTAATTTTATAATAATTTTACATGATCGCATTCAAAAATGAAACATTTACTATACCTAAATTTCTCATGAGACATTTACAATACCTCGAAAACACATGAAATATTTACACGATCACGTTCAAAATAAGGAATTTTTTACGC
This region includes:
- the LOC123399921 gene encoding histone H4 encodes the protein MSGRGKGGKGLGKGGAKRHRKVLRDNIQGITKPAIRRLARRGGVKRISGLIYEETRGVLKIFLENVIRDAVTYTEHARRKTVTAMDVVYALKRQGRTLYGFGG